Within the Solidesulfovibrio sp. genome, the region ATCCGCGAAGAGTGGGAATAATTATTTTTTCTTCAAAAATACTATTGTATTTTTTTAGGGATGCAACACTAGCGGCAGTCGATGCCGGCGTCGCAGAACTTGCCCACACCGTATTCGCGGCGGCGCAGGAACTTCTCCGGGTCCGGGCCGATGATCTGCAGTTCCGGCTGGCGGGACTGCATGGACAGCGCGATGCGCATCTCCTTGGTGCAGCCCGTGGAAAAGGTGGCGTCCTTGCCCGCCCAGACCGGCGGCACGGCCCGCCCCAGCAGCCCGAAACTCTTCTCGATGTCGAAATGCGTCTGGAAGCGCCAGACGTCGATGAGGCCGCTGCGCTGCACCTTCTCCCACATGAACATCAAGTCGTCGGCGTCCATGCCCTCCTCGAAGTGCTCGGCCGGATTGATGATGGACGTGCCGGGCAGCTTGTCGCGCAGGTTGGCCACGAAGGCCGTGACCAGCTCGATGGCCGTTCGCGTCTGGCCGGGAATGGAGCCGATGATGGCGCTGTAGAACATCACCGACCGGCCGGCGGCCTTGGCCGCGCGCATGCCGGCGATGATCTCGTCGGCCTTGGCCGTGATGTCCGCCTCGGAAAACGACCTCGCCCCGGGCGCCCGGGGCTTGAAATCGAAACGCAGCCCCCCCGCGCCGTCGCCGTGAAAGGAAACCACGTCGCGGGTGAAGAGGTGGCTGGTCTCGATGAGCCGGCGATGGTTGAGCGGCCCCCGGGCCATGACCAGGTCCGCCTCCTTCCAGGCCCGGGAGAAGGTGACCGACACCCGGTAGAGGTTGAGCCGCTCGCGGGTGCCGTCGGAAATGACGGTCAGGGGGCTTTCGCGCATGACTTGCAGCAAGGCGTTCTTGGTGACGCGCGGGTCGGTCAGAAAATGCGCCCCGGCCAGGGCCGTGTCCAGGATGGGGTCGGTGTCGGCGTCCCAGATGGTCGGCGCGTCGTAGTAGAACCCGTCCTTGACGGCCACGATCACCCGGTGGCCCAGGCGCAGCAGCGCGCGCACGGCCAGCAGATCGAACAGGATGCCGCCGGCCGCGTCGGGCAGGTACAGGATCTTGAGCCCGCCCTGCCCCCGCCTGGGGTCGAGCATCTCCTCCAGCCGGCTGAAATCCGCCGGAAAGGCGGCCAGGGCCCGCTCCAGGGCGTCGTTGCCCGGCACGGCCGAACGCCCGTCCCAGATGCCGGGCATGGATCCCAGCAGCAGCAGCCGCTTGAGCTCCAGCATGTCCAGGGCGAAGCGCAGCTCCGGGATGGCCCGGCAGCCGGGCAGTTCGCTGGGGCAGGCGTAAAGCATGGTCCGGAAGGTCTCCCCCTGGATGAAGGAAAAGGCCCGGCGGTTATAAAGCCGCTTGCGCTCCCGGTGGGGGTCGTCGAGGCCGGACTGGGTCAGAAAGATGGTGCACAGCCGCTTGGCCAGGCGCGAGGGGATCAGCGTCGGCTTGACCAGGGCCTGGCGGTACTTGAGGTCGCACAAGGTGCGGATCTTGACGGCCGTGTACGGGTCGGACACGTAGTCGTCGATGAGCCGGCCGATGCGGGCGAGCCGCCCGTCGTATTCGGCCACCACCAGCGGGTCGGCCCGCTCGCTGATCAGATGGGAAAACATGGCGTCCGAGCACGGCACGTAGATTTCCTCGGGGGCGAGCGACACCATGAACCGCAACTGCTCGGGCGAAGCGTTTTTTTCCGGAGCGATGGAATGCTCCAGGTTGTTTTCGGTCATGAAGTGCAAAAGCCAGGCGTCGCGCACGGGGTCGGTGCCGTAGCGCGGGGCCTGGCCCACGGGCGGGGCGAGTCGGGGCGAACGGTCGGTCATGGCCGGTTGATGAAGCCCTTGAGCCGCAGCCGACCGAAGTAGCTGTCCCTGTCCCGGGTGGCCAGGCGCAGGCAGCGCGGGGACTTGCTCACCGCCACCACGTCGTTGTCGTCGAGGGGAAAGAGCTCCTGGCCGTCGCAGGTCAGGTACATGTTGGTTTCGGGCGCCGACAGGGCCAGGCGCACCGGCGAATCGGCCGGCACGACCACGGGTTTGAAGTCGCTTAAAAAGGGGCAGATGGGCACCACGCACAGCACGTCGAGGCCGGGGTAGATCAACGGCCCCCCGGCCGAGACGCAGTAGGCCGTGGAGCCCGTGGGCGTGGAGATGACCACGCCGTCGGCCCGAAGCGTGCAGACGTCGGCGTCGCCGAGCGTCACGTCGAAGGCGGCGAGCCTAGCCATGGCCCCGCGGCTGATGACCGCGTCGTTGAGCGCCGTGGTGTGATAGACCGTCTGGCAGCCCCGGATCACGGCCACGTCGATCATGATGCGCCGGGCCTCGGTAAAGCCGTTTTCCAGGATGTCGGCCAGCACCTCCCGCCAGTCGTCGAGGCCGGCCGAGGTCATGAATCCCACCCGGCCGAGATTGATGCCCAGCACCGGCACTCCTTCGGCCACGGTCTGCCGGGCCGCGGACAGCATGGTGCCGTCGCCGCCGAGGATCAGCGCGAGCCGCGGGGGCTCGGCCAGCACCGACCCGGCCGGCAGCACGGCGTTCGGGGCTTCGGGGAGGTTCTCCCGCAAAAGGACCGTCAGGCCGCGGGCGGCCAGCCAATCGGCCACGGTCCAGGCCATGGCCCGGGCCTTGGCGTGGTCGGCCTTGTAGATGACGAGAATGGTGCGTATCATCGCTTGCATGGGGTGTCCCTATGGGGGGGTGTATCCCCTTCCGGCCCTGGAAAGAAGGGGCTTATACGGCAAACCCCCGGCCGGCACAAGAAAGACCGCGCCGCCCCGGGCCTAAAGGCGGCATGGATTTTTTTCGGCGCCGGCCCTAAAGGAAAATCCCGGGGCGCCGATAAGCAGCGTGAGAAGGAGTTATACGCCTTGACCGCCATCCCCTACCAGGTCCGCGCCATGCTGCGCACCTACGGACGGCAGGTGACCACGGCCAGGCGTTTGGCGCGCTACCGCCGGTCGCTTGCGGCCGCCGGTGCCGAGGACGAGGTGCGGATATCCCGGGAGGCCAAGCGCCGGGAACTGGTCGGCCGGGTGGCGGCGGAGATCGTCGAAAACTGTATCGTGACCGGCTCGGACACCCCCGTGGTGGAGGAGATCAAGGCCGAACTGGAAGAGGAACTGGGCTATCCCTTGGTGTTCGCCTATCCGCCCGAAGAACAGGAAATGCAAATTTTCCGGGCGGATGACCCGAAAATCCCCCGGGAATTGACCGGCGAGGCCAAAACGGAGGTCTTTCGGCGCCTGTGGGAACTGGCCCTGGAAAAAGTCGATGCAACCATGCTCTAATATTCGGTCCCCCCGCTGCCGATACGTACTGCGAGGGCGAAGCGCGGGAGGGGGGTAACCATGGACATCAAAACGGTATTGGGAATCAACCAGGGATACGGCCAAAGCCGCGTGGGACGCGGCGATTCCGGCCAGACATCCTCGGTTTCGCGCGCGCGCGGCTCCGAAGCCGAAGGCGCCGCCGGCTCGGACAAGGTCACCCTGTCCGGCGACGCCCGCCTCGTCTCCCTGGCCGCGACCACGGCCAAGGAATCGCCGGATACGCGCTCGGAACGCGTGGCCGAACTCAAGGCCCAGGTCGAAGCCGGCACCTACCAGCCGGACTCCAAGAAGATCGCCGAAAAAATGCTCACCATGGAGTCCGAACTGTTCGGCTAGGCCGAGCCGCCGTTTCACCGCAACGCAAGCCGCCGCGCCAACGGGAGAAAATTCCCGCGCCGGCGGCGGATGGGCAAGGACATGACGGTGTGCATCCGCGCGGCGCGTGGCGGACAGGTCGACGCGCCAAGGCGCCTTCCGGGTTTCTGGGGCTCGGAAGGCGCTTACTTTTTGCGGCCGGTCATGCCCGGCGTGTAATGGGCCGGGTAGCGCGAGTCGGTCTGGGGGATCTGCAGGCCGATGCGGGCCTGGTTGTTGAGCACGATGGGCCCGCTCAGATTGAGGGTGGTGCGCTCGGGCAAGCCCTGGGGAATGGTCACGGTGACCAGGATGGTGGCCTGTTCCCGCTCCTCGATCTCCAGCAGCCGGCGGTCGGCCTCGCCGATGACCACCTCGTACTCGGTCATGAAGCTGTAGGGGTCGGTCACGAGCAAGCCGAGCTTGGGGTCGTCGAGGCTTTGCAGCACCAGAAACGGCGACTCCTCGCGCAGTTGGATGAGCGTGAACTCGCGGTGCCCCCCAAAGCCGATGATGCCCCGGGGAAACGTCAGCACGCGGTCCTCGGGCAGCGTCATGGGCCCAAGGCGCGTTTCCACTATTCGTTCGTCTTTTTTGGCCATAACTTCGCCGCCGCCAGGACATCGGAATCCGTGGCGCAAAGCGCCTGCCGATTCTGTTCGAGCACCTTCAGATACACCTCTTCGCGATACACCTGCATGTCGTCGGGCACTTCCAGGCCGATCTTGATCTGCTTGCCTTGGACGCCAAGGACCGTGATCTTGATGTGATCGCCGAGGTGCAGGCTTTCGCCCGGCCTTCGGGTCAAAATGAGCATGAACGCCCGTGCCCCCACTTTCGGTTACGGGCAGGAAAAACGCCGTTTTCGCGCCCTGTTATGCCGTCCTCTACGCGGCCGCCCCGCCCTTTGTCAACGGGGCCGGCCGCCCGGCGGCTAAATATAGCTGACCAGGGACAGGTTCATGACCATGCTCGAGGATTTGAGCACGGCCTGGTAGGCCAGTTCCTGTTCCGACAGCTTGGTGATCAGCGCCGTCAGGTCCGCGTCCTCCACATTGCTGAGGGTCGTGGTGGCGTTTTCCGCCAGGGTCGTGACCATGGTCTTGGCGGAACTCACCCGGTTCTCCTTGGCGCCCACCGAGGCCGCCGCCACGAGCACCTCGTTTTGCGAGGTCGTCAGGTCGTCCAGGCAGTCCTGGATGCCGCCCTGGTTGTTGGTTTCGAGGTAGCCCACCAGCTTGCCCACGGTTTCGAGCAGGTTGCCGGAAACGCTGCCGTCGAAGGTGGCGGCCTTGTTGACCGTGGCCGTGGCCCCGGTGGCCGCGTCCGTCACCGTGGTCCGGTACATGCCGCCGAAGATGTCCTTGCCCACGCCGTTGACCACCACGGAGTCCGTGGGGGAAATGGCGATGGAGACGTCGGCCGTGCTCGGCTGGATGAAGAACTGGTCGCCGTCGGCCGGGACGGTGGTGGTATCAAGCGTCAGGATGCCGCCGGGCACGGCCAGGGGCACGGTCGCGCCCACCGCGCCCGAGGTGTTGCCCGTCACCCACGAAGCGCCGCCGTCGGTGCTGTAGGAATAGGCGTAGGGGCTGCCCGAGGTGTCGTCCAGGCGCACCTGGACGTTGCCGGAAAAAGTGCCCTCGGCCGTGGCCGAAACCGAATTGTTGGCGCTGGTCACGCTGACGTCGTCGTTGTTGTTGCCCTGGTAGTTGGCCGTGGGCCGGATCCACAGCCAGGTGCCGTCGGCGTCGTCGTGATCGGCGCTGGCGGTCACCGAGGCCAGGGCGGTGTTGGACATGGTCAGGGACACGCCGCCCAGTTGCAGGGTCTGGGTGTCGGCCGAGGGCGCCGGCGTGGCGTAGGAGCCGGTTTGCCAGGTGGTGCCGCCGTCGGCGGTGTACTCGAAGGCGGGGGGGCTGGCCGCGGTGTCCGTGAACTGGACCAGGATCGTGGAAGCGCTGTTCCCGTCGAGGGTGTAGCCCGGGGCCGGGAACTGCTCCAGGGCCGTGTCGAAGGCCGTGTCGTTGCTGGTCAGCCCCAGGCCCAT harbors:
- a CDS encoding ARMT1-like domain-containing protein, encoding MTDRSPRLAPPVGQAPRYGTDPVRDAWLLHFMTENNLEHSIAPEKNASPEQLRFMVSLAPEEIYVPCSDAMFSHLISERADPLVVAEYDGRLARIGRLIDDYVSDPYTAVKIRTLCDLKYRQALVKPTLIPSRLAKRLCTIFLTQSGLDDPHRERKRLYNRRAFSFIQGETFRTMLYACPSELPGCRAIPELRFALDMLELKRLLLLGSMPGIWDGRSAVPGNDALERALAAFPADFSRLEEMLDPRRGQGGLKILYLPDAAGGILFDLLAVRALLRLGHRVIVAVKDGFYYDAPTIWDADTDPILDTALAGAHFLTDPRVTKNALLQVMRESPLTVISDGTRERLNLYRVSVTFSRAWKEADLVMARGPLNHRRLIETSHLFTRDVVSFHGDGAGGLRFDFKPRAPGARSFSEADITAKADEIIAGMRAAKAAGRSVMFYSAIIGSIPGQTRTAIELVTAFVANLRDKLPGTSIINPAEHFEEGMDADDLMFMWEKVQRSGLIDVWRFQTHFDIEKSFGLLGRAVPPVWAGKDATFSTGCTKEMRIALSMQSRQPELQIIGPDPEKFLRRREYGVGKFCDAGIDCR
- the csrA gene encoding carbon storage regulator CsrA; amino-acid sequence: MLILTRRPGESLHLGDHIKITVLGVQGKQIKIGLEVPDDMQVYREEVYLKVLEQNRQALCATDSDVLAAAKLWPKKTNE
- the fliW gene encoding flagellar assembly protein FliW, which translates into the protein MAKKDERIVETRLGPMTLPEDRVLTFPRGIIGFGGHREFTLIQLREESPFLVLQSLDDPKLGLLVTDPYSFMTEYEVVIGEADRRLLEIEEREQATILVTVTIPQGLPERTTLNLSGPIVLNNQARIGLQIPQTDSRYPAHYTPGMTGRKK
- the flgL gene encoding flagellar hook-associated protein FlgL gives rise to the protein MITRVTQQSLYGSVVRQNNAALSKLMATNNQASTQKRINAPSDDPNGAVQVLGTRTDLSQLTQYQRNSDTAQGWLTQADSTLTSVSTLVTSIKGYAEQAATGTVTDENRGEIASAVRQYFEQLISMANVTYDGQSLFAGQKTDTEAYAMGLGLTSNDTAFDTALEQFPAPGYTLDGNSASTILVQFTDTAASPPAFEYTADGGTTWQTGSYATPAPSADTQTLQLGGVSLTMSNTALASVTASADHDDADGTWLWIRPTANYQGNNNDDVSVTSANNSVSATAEGTFSGNVQVRLDDTSGSPYAYSYSTDGGASWVTGNTSGAVGATVPLAVPGGILTLDTTTVPADGDQFFIQPSTADVSIAISPTDSVVVNGVGKDIFGGMYRTTVTDAATGATATVNKAATFDGSVSGNLLETVGKLVGYLETNNQGGIQDCLDDLTTSQNEVLVAAASVGAKENRVSSAKTMVTTLAENATTTLSNVEDADLTALITKLSEQELAYQAVLKSSSMVMNLSLVSYI
- a CDS encoding DVU0524 family FlgM-associated protein, with product MTAIPYQVRAMLRTYGRQVTTARRLARYRRSLAAAGAEDEVRISREAKRRELVGRVAAEIVENCIVTGSDTPVVEEIKAELEEELGYPLVFAYPPEEQEMQIFRADDPKIPRELTGEAKTEVFRRLWELALEKVDATML
- a CDS encoding NAD(+)/NADH kinase; translation: MQAMIRTILVIYKADHAKARAMAWTVADWLAARGLTVLLRENLPEAPNAVLPAGSVLAEPPRLALILGGDGTMLSAARQTVAEGVPVLGINLGRVGFMTSAGLDDWREVLADILENGFTEARRIMIDVAVIRGCQTVYHTTALNDAVISRGAMARLAAFDVTLGDADVCTLRADGVVISTPTGSTAYCVSAGGPLIYPGLDVLCVVPICPFLSDFKPVVVPADSPVRLALSAPETNMYLTCDGQELFPLDDNDVVAVSKSPRCLRLATRDRDSYFGRLRLKGFINRP
- the flgM gene encoding flagellar biosynthesis anti-sigma factor FlgM; its protein translation is MDIKTVLGINQGYGQSRVGRGDSGQTSSVSRARGSEAEGAAGSDKVTLSGDARLVSLAATTAKESPDTRSERVAELKAQVEAGTYQPDSKKIAEKMLTMESELFG